In Acidobacteriota bacterium, a single genomic region encodes these proteins:
- a CDS encoding immunoglobulin domain-containing protein: protein MERRSGRYSRGRSVLFLMATLVAACAWAPGAAVVVLDSAFPVEESCSPVNEQPDPGETLTYLVFLANTGDEATTNLVATLLPTGGVTNPGAPCVFGALPPGGTGNPGSFAFTVDPAVACGGTFTLTLQLQDGATDLGTVSATFRTGTGGPDHTYDSGGVSVAIPDNDPAGATVPIPVGGIGKVAYIEARVRINHSFDGDLTLSLTAPDGTTVVLSDQNGGSGDNFGSGAADCSGSFTVFTDASFTPIASGSAPFDGSFQPDQPLSAFEGKDINGTWTLKVVDGFGGDTGTVYCVQLYIQKFSCCGVPEPPLVVVAGSALEAEGCSPPNGAVDPEEDVTVGLSLQNTGGTATSDLVATLQAGNGVTNPGPAQAYGVLNPGDPAVTRSFTFTADPTSPCGSTITLTLQLQDGATDLGTVHYTLTLGAVVTSAYGPFANTGSISIPVVSPKAGVLSGLEAFLLPSTGIPGIPYPSPITVSGYPSTLAKVTATLTGLSHQCPEQVYALLVGPSGQAVMLVSAAGGCVDTSGVNLTFDDDAASTVPSPLASGTYKPTSLGPVFLPAPAPTGPYSDSLSAFKGTDPNGTWNLFIYDDTGIVSGGLIAGGWSLELFFTSATCCYPPPCVILSCDGTAAPASGYAPLPVTFTGTALTENCDDPPTYMWTFGDGETGFGETVSHTYAAPGTYNWSLLVSAGPMYCNDSGTVEVLACTPAAVTTSPSSTSVCAGQTTTLTVVAAGDPAPTYQWYRDGTPVGADSPSYTTSPSDPSASYTVTVTNPCGSETSTPALVTVNPLPTPVISGPTSVCAGDSVTLDAGAGYYVYLWSPGGQTSQTITVSPSVTTTYTVMVVDSHPCSGTSAGHTVTVNPLPTPAITGPTAVCAGGGVTLDAGAGYSTYTWSPGGETTPSVTVSPAVATTYTVTVTDANGCTGTSPGHAVTVNPLPTPAITGPYVVCSGSSVTLDAGAGYSTYTWSPGGETTPSVTVSPAVATTYTVTVTDANGCTGTSPGHAVTVNPLPTPAITGPTAVCAGGSATLDAGSGYYAYLWSPGGETTPSITVSPTVATTYAVTVTDAYLCQGTSAGHAVAISPNTQITQQPQSVAINPGESATLTVAATGGGALSYQWYQGVSGDTGTPVGANSPSFTTPALSETTAYWVRATGDCGSADSDTAVISVGAGPVITHLDFPMTVCSGAPATLTMTVTGSEPLTYQWDDSPDGVSFTPIPGAAQRTFVTPPLTATRVFRGTATNPLGTDRRIVKVTVIEAPEILSVTPPTQQVNTGHSATLEVVCTGSGPLAVQWYEGESGDVSHPVEGANSTVFHTPQVYADTRYWVRVSNACGDADSATATVIVWNVYYLPHAVSTAEWWTRLSFVNAGGLNPKAGPATSEVEVRAYAADGELLEEVFLDVPPQTQYEADLDDLLPPGTPMGDLWLRVESRNELKGLMQFGARDGGSRTSLPLLEWPTRKAVFPHVSSILGWFTGITFVNTADVPAEVLLSAYAEDGALLAGTALPLGPRSKHARQVTEIFPPELDVLSIKSLGVESNQPLLGFELFGNPQRHGEGVAGLPLVRLDERKPENFFFGLFYPEAAESDTWYKSVTFTNLDAGPGIVMADAYDAAGVKLGSEIITLNPREQMTREVRELFPPPAYEALDYFLLGSFSAIAGFELTLSRNAPFRFDGLLAIEQAYPRQVFPAVVPGSTRLRLVNKSDSPMDLTVKAFSAGGLLLGTHPVTLTRNAKADLDVSAVIFTDGVIAWLLVEGNNLFTAHAFIATPDGECLVTYPGVPLY, encoded by the coding sequence ATGGAGCGCAGGTCCGGGCGGTATTCCCGCGGAAGGTCGGTTCTGTTCCTGATGGCGACCCTGGTGGCCGCCTGTGCCTGGGCGCCGGGCGCCGCGGTGGTGGTCCTCGACAGCGCGTTCCCGGTGGAGGAGAGCTGTTCCCCCGTCAACGAGCAGCCGGACCCCGGCGAGACCCTCACCTACCTCGTTTTCCTCGCCAACACCGGGGACGAGGCCACCACGAACCTGGTGGCCACCCTTCTGCCCACGGGCGGGGTGACCAACCCCGGCGCCCCCTGTGTCTTCGGCGCCCTGCCGCCCGGCGGAACGGGCAACCCGGGCAGCTTCGCCTTCACCGTGGACCCGGCCGTGGCCTGCGGGGGCACCTTCACCCTGACCCTGCAACTCCAGGACGGCGCCACCGACCTGGGGACCGTGTCCGCCACTTTTCGGACCGGCACGGGCGGGCCCGACCACACGTACGACAGCGGCGGGGTCTCCGTGGCGATCCCGGACAACGACCCCGCCGGGGCGACGGTCCCCATCCCGGTGGGCGGGATCGGCAAGGTGGCCTATATCGAGGCCAGGGTCCGGATCAACCACTCGTTTGACGGCGACCTGACCCTCTCCCTCACCGCGCCCGACGGCACCACGGTGGTCCTGAGCGACCAGAACGGGGGCAGCGGCGACAACTTCGGGAGCGGCGCCGCGGACTGCTCGGGCTCTTTCACGGTGTTCACCGACGCGTCCTTCACGCCCATCGCGAGCGGAAGCGCCCCCTTCGACGGGAGTTTCCAGCCGGATCAGCCGCTGTCCGCCTTCGAGGGGAAGGACATCAACGGGACCTGGACCCTGAAGGTGGTCGACGGTTTCGGCGGGGACACGGGAACCGTCTACTGCGTGCAGCTGTACATCCAGAAATTCTCCTGCTGCGGCGTTCCGGAACCTCCCCTCGTCGTCGTCGCCGGGTCCGCCCTGGAGGCCGAGGGCTGTTCCCCTCCCAACGGGGCCGTCGACCCGGAAGAGGACGTGACGGTCGGGCTCAGTCTCCAGAACACGGGCGGGACGGCCACCTCCGACCTGGTGGCCACCCTCCAGGCGGGAAACGGCGTGACCAACCCGGGGCCGGCCCAGGCCTACGGGGTGCTCAACCCCGGCGACCCGGCCGTGACCCGCAGTTTCACCTTCACGGCGGACCCGACCTCCCCCTGCGGGTCCACCATCACCCTCACGCTGCAACTGCAGGACGGCGCCACCGATCTCGGCACGGTGCACTACACGCTCACCCTGGGCGCCGTCGTGACCTCCGCCTATGGCCCCTTCGCCAACACCGGGTCCATCTCGATCCCCGTCGTCTCTCCCAAGGCCGGGGTTCTTTCGGGCCTCGAAGCGTTTCTCCTTCCCTCCACGGGAATCCCGGGCATCCCCTACCCTTCCCCCATCACCGTGTCCGGGTACCCCTCCACGCTCGCCAAGGTCACCGCCACGCTCACGGGGCTGTCCCACCAGTGCCCGGAGCAGGTGTACGCCCTCCTGGTCGGCCCCTCCGGCCAGGCGGTCATGCTGGTCTCGGCCGCGGGCGGTTGCGTCGACACTTCCGGCGTGAACCTCACCTTCGACGACGACGCCGCCTCGACTGTCCCGTCACCCCTCGCTTCGGGGACCTACAAGCCGACCTCCCTCGGGCCCGTGTTCCTTCCGGCGCCGGCTCCGACCGGGCCGTACTCCGACTCGCTTTCGGCCTTCAAGGGGACGGACCCCAACGGCACCTGGAACCTCTTCATCTACGATGACACGGGCATCGTCTCGGGCGGGCTCATCGCGGGCGGCTGGAGCCTCGAACTGTTCTTCACCAGCGCGACCTGCTGCTACCCCCCGCCCTGCGTCATCCTCTCCTGCGACGGCACGGCCGCCCCGGCTTCCGGTTACGCCCCCCTCCCGGTCACGTTCACCGGGACCGCCCTGACGGAAAACTGCGACGATCCGCCCACCTACATGTGGACTTTCGGCGACGGCGAGACCGGGTTCGGGGAAACGGTCTCCCACACCTACGCCGCCCCCGGGACCTACAACTGGTCGCTCCTGGTCAGCGCCGGCCCCATGTACTGCAACGATTCCGGGACCGTCGAGGTCCTCGCCTGCACCCCGGCGGCCGTCACGACGTCGCCGTCATCGACCTCCGTCTGCGCGGGCCAGACGACGACCCTGACCGTCGTCGCCGCCGGCGACCCCGCACCGACCTACCAGTGGTACCGGGACGGGACCCCCGTGGGCGCCGACTCGCCCTCGTACACCACGTCCCCGTCGGACCCCTCCGCCTCCTACACCGTGACGGTGACCAACCCGTGCGGGAGTGAGACCAGTACCCCGGCGCTGGTGACGGTGAACCCCCTGCCCACACCGGTCATCTCCGGGCCGACCTCTGTCTGCGCAGGCGACAGCGTGACCCTGGACGCCGGGGCGGGTTACTATGTCTATCTCTGGTCGCCCGGGGGACAGACGTCGCAAACCATCACCGTCTCACCGTCCGTCACGACGACTTACACGGTGATGGTGGTGGACTCTCATCCGTGCTCGGGGACGTCAGCGGGGCACACCGTGACGGTGAACCCGCTGCCGACGCCCGCCATCACCGGGCCGACCGCCGTCTGCGCCGGCGGCGGCGTGACGCTGGACGCCGGGGCGGGGTACAGCACCTACACCTGGTCGCCCGGGGGTGAAACGACCCCCTCCGTCACCGTCTCCCCCGCCGTCGCCACCACCTACACCGTGACGGTGACCGACGCCAACGGCTGCACCGGGACGTCCCCGGGGCACGCGGTGACGGTGAACCCGCTGCCGACGCCCGCCATCACCGGCCCGTACGTTGTCTGCTCCGGCAGCAGCGTGACCCTGGACGCCGGGGCGGGATACAGCACCTACACCTGGTCGCCCGGGGGTGAGACGACCCCCTCCGTCACCGTCTCCCCCGCCGTCGCCACCACCTACACCGTGACGGTGACCGACGCCAACGGCTGCACCGGGACGTCCCCGGGGCACGCGGTAACGGTGAACCCGCTGCCGACGCCCGCCATCACCGGGCCGACCGCCGTCTGCGCCGGGGGCAGCGCGACGCTGGACGCCGGGTCGGGATACTACGCCTACCTGTGGTCGCCCGGGGGTGAAACGACCCCCTCCATCACCGTCTCCCCCACCGTCGCCACGACCTACGCCGTGACGGTGACCGACGCCTACCTGTGCCAGGGGACGTCCGCGGGGCACGCGGTAGCCATCTCGCCGAACACCCAGATCACCCAGCAGCCCCAGTCCGTCGCCATCAACCCCGGGGAATCGGCCACGCTGACGGTGGCGGCCACGGGCGGCGGGGCCCTCTCCTACCAGTGGTACCAGGGCGTCAGCGGCGACACCGGCACGCCGGTGGGGGCGAACTCGCCTTCCTTCACCACGCCGGCGCTGTCCGAGACCACCGCCTACTGGGTCCGGGCGACCGGCGACTGCGGATCGGCGGACAGCGACACGGCCGTGATCTCGGTGGGGGCGGGCCCCGTCATCACCCACCTGGACTTCCCCATGACGGTGTGCTCCGGCGCCCCCGCAACCCTGACCATGACGGTGACCGGAAGCGAACCCCTGACCTACCAGTGGGACGACAGCCCGGACGGCGTCAGCTTCACCCCGATCCCGGGCGCCGCCCAGCGGACCTTCGTCACCCCTCCCCTGACGGCCACCCGCGTATTCAGGGGAACGGCCACCAACCCCCTGGGGACGGACCGGAGGATCGTCAAGGTGACGGTGATCGAGGCCCCGGAGATCCTGTCGGTCACCCCCCCGACCCAGCAGGTCAACACCGGCCACAGCGCAACGCTGGAGGTGGTCTGCACGGGCTCCGGACCGCTGGCCGTCCAGTGGTACGAGGGGGAGTCCGGGGACGTGTCCCACCCCGTGGAAGGGGCAAACTCCACCGTGTTTCACACCCCGCAGGTCTACGCGGACACCCGGTACTGGGTCCGCGTGTCGAACGCGTGCGGCGACGCCGACAGCGCGACAGCCACGGTGATCGTGTGGAACGTCTACTACCTGCCCCACGCGGTGTCCACCGCGGAGTGGTGGACGCGGCTGAGCTTCGTGAACGCGGGCGGCCTGAACCCGAAGGCGGGCCCGGCCACGAGCGAGGTGGAAGTCCGTGCGTACGCGGCCGACGGGGAACTGCTGGAGGAGGTCTTCCTGGACGTGCCGCCGCAGACGCAGTACGAGGCCGACCTGGATGACCTGCTGCCGCCGGGGACGCCCATGGGCGACCTCTGGCTGCGGGTGGAGTCCCGGAACGAGTTGAAGGGCCTCATGCAGTTCGGGGCCCGGGACGGCGGGTCCCGGACGAGCCTCCCGCTGCTGGAATGGCCGACGCGAAAGGCGGTCTTCCCCCACGTGTCGTCGATCCTGGGGTGGTTCACCGGGATCACCTTCGTGAACACGGCGGACGTCCCGGCGGAGGTCCTGCTGAGCGCCTACGCCGAGGACGGCGCCCTGCTGGCGGGGACGGCCCTGCCCCTCGGGCCGCGGTCGAAGCACGCCCGGCAGGTCACCGAGATCTTCCCGCCGGAGCTGGACGTCCTGTCCATCAAGAGCCTGGGCGTGGAGTCGAACCAGCCGCTGCTGGGCTTCGAACTGTTCGGGAACCCGCAGCGTCACGGCGAGGGCGTGGCGGGCCTGCCGCTGGTGCGGCTGGACGAGCGGAAACCGGAGAACTTCTTCTTCGGGCTCTTCTACCCCGAGGCGGCGGAGAGCGACACCTGGTACAAGTCGGTGACGTTCACCAACCTGGACGCGGGCCCGGGGATCGTGATGGCGGACGCCTACGACGCGGCCGGGGTGAAACTGGGAAGCGAGATCATCACCCTGAACCCGCGGGAACAGATGACGCGGGAAGTGCGCGAACTCTTCCCGCCCCCCGCCTACGAGGCGCTGGATTACTTCCTGCTGGGCTCCTTCTCGGCCATCGCCGGCTTCGAGCTGACCCTCTCCCGCAACGCGCCGTTCCGCTTCGACGGTCTGCTGGCCATCGAACAGGCCTACCCCCGCCAGGTGTTCCCGGCGGTGGTCCCGGGGTCGACCCGCCTGCGGCTGGTCAACAAGAGCGACTCGCCCATGGACCTGACGGTGAAAGCCTTCAGCGCCGGGGGCCTGCTGCTGGGGACGCACCCCGTGACGCTGACCCGGAATGCGAAGGCGGACCTGGACGTCTCCGCCGTGATCTTCACGGACGGGGTCATTGCCTGGCTGCTGGTGGAGGGGAACAACCTCTTCACGGCCCACGCCTTCATCGCGACGCCCGACGGGGAGTGCCTGGTCACCTACCCCGGCGTACCCCTGTACTGA
- the adhE gene encoding bifunctional acetaldehyde-CoA/alcohol dehydrogenase, which translates to MEDPQKDITGFANELVRQAREAAAVFSQYSQEDVDRIVYAAAKAGAAKRLELARMAHEETGMGVFEDKVIKNLFATESIYNDIRDVKTVGLIRDDPETGIMEFAEPLGVVLGIIPVTNPTSTTLFKALLSLKTRNAMIVCGSRNALNCTNEAARIVYEAAVAAGAPDDCIRWTDHTSRELTHALMTHPDIALILATGGTGLVQAAYSSGIPAIGVGPGNVPVYIEKSADLDMAVNDVLMSKTFDNGMICASEQAVVVDAEIEKAVVKKFEAMGAYFLKPDEVARVQAVAIDAEKQSMSPKVVGQPPKRIAELAGVTVPEHTRVLVARLKGVGDKHPLSREKLSPILGFYVVKSLDEGVNLCTDLTHFGGLGHSASLYSTDPAVIRQFGETINAGRLLVNSPSSFGGIGDVYNRIHPSLTLGCGAGGHNITTDNVTCSHLLNIKRVTRRMQNMLWFRVPPRIYFEPGSLDTFFRHEIKDMHARRAFIVCSGSSVRQGVTDKLEKYLRDAGVLASVYSDITPDPTVETIEKGVAAMRKFEPDLVVAVGGGSPLDAAKAMWLFYEQPGMSFEDLRLRFMDIRKRIVRFPELGKKARFIAIPTTSGTGSEVTAFTVVTDTTNQAKYALADYALTPDVAIIDPNLTLTVPPDVTADTGLDVLAHALESYVSVVASDYTDPLALKAVQLVFAHLPAAYRNGKDLRARGKMHNASTIAGLAFTNAFLGINHCLAHILGATFHIPHGRANALVMIPVIRYNAALPSKFVPFPNYPSHTARERYAEIAAAIGRPGATPDKGVENLVEAIAALKAELNMPATIREAGVKEDAFRAKVRDMAVIAFDDQCVGGNPNYPLVADLEKLLWEAYG; encoded by the coding sequence ATGGAAGACCCCCAAAAAGACATCACGGGATTCGCCAACGAACTGGTGCGTCAGGCCCGGGAGGCGGCGGCCGTGTTCTCCCAGTACAGCCAGGAGGACGTGGACCGCATCGTTTACGCCGCGGCGAAGGCCGGGGCGGCGAAGCGCCTCGAACTCGCCCGCATGGCCCACGAGGAGACGGGGATGGGCGTCTTCGAGGACAAGGTCATCAAGAACCTCTTTGCGACGGAGAGCATTTACAACGACATCCGCGACGTGAAGACCGTCGGGCTGATCCGGGACGACCCCGAGACGGGCATCATGGAGTTCGCCGAGCCCCTGGGCGTCGTCCTGGGGATCATCCCGGTCACGAACCCCACGTCCACCACCCTGTTCAAGGCGCTGCTCTCCCTCAAGACCCGCAACGCCATGATCGTCTGCGGCTCTCGCAACGCCCTCAACTGCACCAACGAGGCGGCGCGGATCGTCTACGAGGCGGCGGTGGCCGCGGGGGCGCCCGACGACTGCATCCGGTGGACCGACCACACGTCCCGGGAGTTGACCCACGCCCTCATGACGCACCCGGACATCGCCCTGATCCTGGCCACGGGCGGGACGGGGCTGGTCCAGGCGGCCTACTCGTCCGGCATCCCCGCCATCGGCGTGGGCCCGGGGAACGTGCCGGTGTACATCGAGAAGTCCGCCGACCTCGACATGGCCGTGAACGACGTGCTGATGAGCAAGACGTTCGACAACGGCATGATCTGCGCCTCCGAGCAGGCGGTGGTGGTGGACGCCGAGATCGAGAAGGCGGTGGTGAAGAAGTTCGAGGCCATGGGGGCCTACTTCCTGAAACCCGACGAGGTCGCCAGGGTCCAGGCCGTCGCCATCGACGCGGAGAAGCAGAGCATGTCCCCCAAGGTGGTGGGACAGCCGCCGAAGCGCATCGCCGAACTCGCCGGCGTCACCGTCCCGGAGCACACCCGGGTCCTCGTCGCGCGGCTCAAGGGCGTGGGCGACAAGCACCCCCTCTCCCGGGAGAAGCTCAGCCCCATCCTGGGGTTTTATGTCGTCAAGAGCCTGGACGAGGGGGTCAACCTCTGCACGGACCTCACCCACTTCGGCGGGCTGGGGCACTCGGCCTCGCTGTATTCCACCGACCCCGCCGTGATCCGGCAGTTCGGCGAGACCATCAACGCCGGCCGGCTCCTGGTGAACAGCCCCTCGAGCTTCGGCGGGATCGGGGACGTCTACAACCGCATCCACCCCTCCCTCACCCTGGGCTGCGGGGCCGGCGGCCACAACATCACCACCGACAACGTCACGTGTTCCCACCTGCTCAACATCAAGCGGGTAACCAGGAGGATGCAGAACATGCTGTGGTTCCGAGTCCCGCCGCGGATCTACTTCGAGCCGGGCAGCCTGGACACCTTCTTCCGTCACGAGATCAAGGACATGCACGCCCGCCGCGCCTTCATCGTCTGCTCCGGTTCCTCGGTGCGCCAGGGCGTCACCGACAAGCTGGAGAAGTACCTGCGCGACGCCGGGGTGCTCGCCTCGGTCTACTCCGACATCACGCCCGACCCCACGGTGGAGACCATCGAGAAGGGCGTGGCGGCCATGCGCAAGTTCGAGCCCGACCTCGTCGTCGCCGTCGGCGGCGGCTCCCCGCTGGACGCGGCCAAGGCCATGTGGCTCTTCTACGAGCAGCCCGGCATGAGCTTCGAGGACCTTCGGCTCCGGTTCATGGACATCCGCAAGCGCATCGTCCGTTTCCCGGAGCTGGGCAAGAAGGCCCGTTTCATCGCCATCCCCACCACCAGCGGCACGGGCTCCGAGGTGACGGCGTTCACCGTGGTGACCGACACGACCAACCAGGCGAAGTACGCCCTGGCGGACTACGCCCTCACGCCCGACGTGGCCATCATCGACCCCAACCTCACCCTCACCGTGCCGCCCGACGTCACGGCCGACACGGGGCTCGACGTCCTGGCCCACGCCCTGGAGTCCTACGTCTCGGTGGTGGCCTCCGACTATACCGACCCGCTGGCCCTCAAGGCCGTGCAGCTCGTCTTCGCCCACCTGCCGGCGGCCTACCGGAACGGGAAGGACCTCCGGGCCCGCGGGAAGATGCACAACGCCTCCACCATCGCCGGCCTGGCCTTCACCAACGCCTTCCTCGGCATCAACCACTGCCTGGCCCACATCCTGGGGGCGACCTTCCACATCCCCCACGGGCGGGCCAACGCCCTGGTCATGATCCCGGTGATTCGCTACAACGCCGCCCTGCCCAGCAAGTTCGTCCCCTTCCCGAACTACCCCAGCCACACCGCGAGGGAGCGCTACGCCGAGATCGCGGCGGCCATCGGCCGGCCCGGGGCCACGCCGGACAAGGGGGTCGAGAACCTGGTGGAGGCCATCGCCGCCCTGAAGGCGGAACTGAACATGCCGGCCACGATCCGCGAGGCGGGGGTGAAGGAGGACGCGTTCCGGGCCAAGGTCCGTGACATGGCCGTCATCGCCTTCGACGACCAGTGCGTGGGCGGCAACCCGAACTACCCCCTGGTGGCCGACCTGG
- a CDS encoding STAS domain-containing protein — MKIDVLPHPADSRITLLTLAGRLDSLTEPEAAPRVLGAVKTCDTGIIFDLAGLEFVSSAGLRLLLQACRNCTAGGKRMAMVRAQPAVYKIFKLASFDEAFNLHEDGVSALEAVWNQAE; from the coding sequence ATGAAGATCGATGTCCTACCCCACCCTGCGGATTCCCGGATCACGCTGCTGACGTTGGCGGGGCGCCTGGATTCGCTGACCGAGCCCGAGGCCGCCCCCCGCGTGCTCGGGGCCGTAAAGACGTGCGACACCGGGATCATCTTCGATCTCGCCGGGCTCGAGTTCGTCAGCAGCGCGGGGCTGCGGCTGCTGCTCCAGGCCTGCCGGAACTGCACGGCGGGCGGGAAGCGGATGGCCATGGTCCGGGCGCAACCGGCGGTGTACAAGATTTTCAAGCTCGCCTCCTTCGACGAGGCTTTCAACCTGCACGAGGACGGCGTTTCCGCCCTCGAGGCCGTCTGGAATCAAGCCGAGTGA